In Cicer arietinum cultivar CDC Frontier isolate Library 1 chromosome 7, Cicar.CDCFrontier_v2.0, whole genome shotgun sequence, a single window of DNA contains:
- the LOC101514846 gene encoding very-long-chain aldehyde decarbonylase CER1-like isoform X2, with amino-acid sequence MASRPGILTDWPWKPLGSFKYVILAPWVVHSTYSVLVKDKNERDISTFLIFPFLLWRMLHNQIWISFSRYRTAKGNNRIVDKGIEFDQVDRERDWFHSLHHTQFRTNYSLFMPFYDLIYGTMDKASDELHETSLKRKEETPNVVHLTHFTTPESIYHLRIGFAYLAAKPYTSKWYLWLMWPVTAWSMLLTWVYGRTFIVERNRFDDKLNLQTWALPKYSVQYFLEWQKVAINKMIEEAILDADKKGIKVVSLGLMNQGEELNMYGGLYVSKHPKLNVKVVDGSSLVVAVVLNTIPKGTTQVLLRGKLTKVAYAIAFTLCQQGIQVATMHEDDYVNLKKSLTNSSDENLVKEKNCTQTVWLVGDGFTEEEQMKAPKGTLFIPYSQFPPKKHRKDCSYHYTPSMLTPTSIENVHSCEDWLPRRVMSACRIAGILHSLEGWSEHECGYKMNNVDKVWHSALQHGFQPLTVPLKKLAHY; translated from the exons ATGGCTTCAAGGCCAGGAATCCTCACCGATTGGCCATGGAAACCTCTTGGAAGCTTTAAG TATGTGATACTAGCTCCTTGGGTGGTGCATAGCACGTATTCTGTGTTAGTGAAGGATAAGAATGAAAGGGATATATCAACCTTTCTCATATTTCCATTTTTGCTTTGGCGTATGCTTCACAATCAGATATGGATCAGTTTCTCTCGTTACCGAACTGCCAAAGGCAATAATAGAATTGTTGACAAAGGAATTGAATTTGATCAAGTTGATAGAGAAAGAGATTG GTTTCACTCATTGCACCATACTCAATTTAGGACAAATTACTCACTCTTTATGCCATTTTATGACTTAATATATGGAACAATGGACAAGGCTAGTGATGAATTGCATGAGACATCATTAAAAAGAAAGGAAGAGACACCAAATGTTGTTCACCTAACACATTTCACAACACCTGAATCGATTTATCATTTAAGAATTGGTTTTGCTTACTTAGCAGCTAAGCCATACACATCAAAATGGTATCTTTGGTTGATGTGGCCTGTGACAGCTTGGTCCATGTTGCTCACATGGGTATACGGACGCACATTCATTGTTGAAAGAAACCGTTTTGATGACAAACTCAATCTTCAAACTTGGGCCTTACCCAAATACAGTGTTCAG TACTTTTTGGAATGGCAAAAGGTGGCTATAAACAAAATGATTGAGGAAGCAATACTAGATGCAGACAAAAAGGGCATAAAAGTGGTGAGTCTAGGACTCATGAATCAAGGGGAGGAACTTAACATGTATGGAGGGTTATATGTTAGTAAACATCCAAAGCTTAATGTTAAGGTTGTAGATGGTAGCAGCcttgttgttgctgttgttcTTAACACCATTCCTAAAGGAACAACTCAAGTATTACTTAGAGGCAAACTCACCAAAGTTGCTTATGCTATTGCCTTCACATTGTGCCAACAAGGAATTCAGGTAGCTACAATGCATGAGGATGATTATGTGAATCTCAAAAAGTCATTGACCAATAGCTCCGATGAAAATTTGGTCAAGGAAAAAAATTGCACTCAAACG GTTTGGTTAGTGGGTGATGGATTTACTGAAGAGGAACAAATGAAGGCACCAAAAGGAACATTATTTATTCCATACTCACAATTCCCACCAAAGAAACACCGCAAGGATTGTTCATACCATTACACACCATCAATGCTAACTCCCACTTCTATTGAAAATGTTCATTCTTGTGAG GATTGGTTGCCAAGGAGGGTAATGAGTGCATGTCGCATAGCTGGAATATTGCACTCTTTAGAAGGATGGAGTGAACATGAATGTGGCTACAAAATGAATAATGTAGACAAAGTTTGGCATTCAGCACTTCAACATGGCTTCCAACCTCTCACTGTTCCACTCAAAAAATTAGCTCATTATTAA
- the LOC101514846 gene encoding very-long-chain aldehyde decarbonylase CER1-like isoform X1, with translation MASRPGILTDWPWKPLGSFKYVILAPWVVHSTYSVLVKDKNERDISTFLIFPFLLWRMLHNQIWISFSRYRTAKGNNRIVDKGIEFDQVDRERDWDDQILFNGLLYYLACYTLKGASRVPLWNTEGVIITILLHAGPVEFLYYWLHRALHHHFLYSRYHSHHHSSIVTEPITSVIHPFAEHISYFLLFAIPKLTLVFTNRASVIAMVGYVTYIDLMNNLGHCNFEVIPTWLFDIFPPLKYLMYTPSFHSLHHTQFRTNYSLFMPFYDLIYGTMDKASDELHETSLKRKEETPNVVHLTHFTTPESIYHLRIGFAYLAAKPYTSKWYLWLMWPVTAWSMLLTWVYGRTFIVERNRFDDKLNLQTWALPKYSVQYFLEWQKVAINKMIEEAILDADKKGIKVVSLGLMNQGEELNMYGGLYVSKHPKLNVKVVDGSSLVVAVVLNTIPKGTTQVLLRGKLTKVAYAIAFTLCQQGIQVATMHEDDYVNLKKSLTNSSDENLVKEKNCTQTVWLVGDGFTEEEQMKAPKGTLFIPYSQFPPKKHRKDCSYHYTPSMLTPTSIENVHSCEDWLPRRVMSACRIAGILHSLEGWSEHECGYKMNNVDKVWHSALQHGFQPLTVPLKKLAHY, from the exons ATGGCTTCAAGGCCAGGAATCCTCACCGATTGGCCATGGAAACCTCTTGGAAGCTTTAAG TATGTGATACTAGCTCCTTGGGTGGTGCATAGCACGTATTCTGTGTTAGTGAAGGATAAGAATGAAAGGGATATATCAACCTTTCTCATATTTCCATTTTTGCTTTGGCGTATGCTTCACAATCAGATATGGATCAGTTTCTCTCGTTACCGAACTGCCAAAGGCAATAATAGAATTGTTGACAAAGGAATTGAATTTGATCAAGTTGATAGAGAAAGAGATTG GGATGATCAAATATTGTTCAATGGGTTACTATACTACTTGGCATGTTATACATTAAAAGGGGCATCAAGGGTTCCACTATGGAATACAGAAGgagttattattactatattgcTTCATGCGGGTCCAGTTGAGTTTCTTTACTATTGGTTACACAGAGCACTTCATCATCATTTTCTCTACTCTCGTTATCATTCTCACCATCATTCTTCTATTGTTACAGAACCAATCACAT CTGTGATCCATCCATTCGCAGAACACATATCATATTTCCTTCTATTTGCAATACCAAAATTAACCCTTGTCTTCACAAATAGAGCTTCTGTGATTGCCATGGTTGGATATGTCACTTACATTGATCTTATGAATAATTTGGGTCACTGTAACTTTGAGGTCATTCCTACGTGGCTCTTTGATATCTTCCCCCCTCTCAAGTATCTTATGTATACCCCATC GTTTCACTCATTGCACCATACTCAATTTAGGACAAATTACTCACTCTTTATGCCATTTTATGACTTAATATATGGAACAATGGACAAGGCTAGTGATGAATTGCATGAGACATCATTAAAAAGAAAGGAAGAGACACCAAATGTTGTTCACCTAACACATTTCACAACACCTGAATCGATTTATCATTTAAGAATTGGTTTTGCTTACTTAGCAGCTAAGCCATACACATCAAAATGGTATCTTTGGTTGATGTGGCCTGTGACAGCTTGGTCCATGTTGCTCACATGGGTATACGGACGCACATTCATTGTTGAAAGAAACCGTTTTGATGACAAACTCAATCTTCAAACTTGGGCCTTACCCAAATACAGTGTTCAG TACTTTTTGGAATGGCAAAAGGTGGCTATAAACAAAATGATTGAGGAAGCAATACTAGATGCAGACAAAAAGGGCATAAAAGTGGTGAGTCTAGGACTCATGAATCAAGGGGAGGAACTTAACATGTATGGAGGGTTATATGTTAGTAAACATCCAAAGCTTAATGTTAAGGTTGTAGATGGTAGCAGCcttgttgttgctgttgttcTTAACACCATTCCTAAAGGAACAACTCAAGTATTACTTAGAGGCAAACTCACCAAAGTTGCTTATGCTATTGCCTTCACATTGTGCCAACAAGGAATTCAGGTAGCTACAATGCATGAGGATGATTATGTGAATCTCAAAAAGTCATTGACCAATAGCTCCGATGAAAATTTGGTCAAGGAAAAAAATTGCACTCAAACG GTTTGGTTAGTGGGTGATGGATTTACTGAAGAGGAACAAATGAAGGCACCAAAAGGAACATTATTTATTCCATACTCACAATTCCCACCAAAGAAACACCGCAAGGATTGTTCATACCATTACACACCATCAATGCTAACTCCCACTTCTATTGAAAATGTTCATTCTTGTGAG GATTGGTTGCCAAGGAGGGTAATGAGTGCATGTCGCATAGCTGGAATATTGCACTCTTTAGAAGGATGGAGTGAACATGAATGTGGCTACAAAATGAATAATGTAGACAAAGTTTGGCATTCAGCACTTCAACATGGCTTCCAACCTCTCACTGTTCCACTCAAAAAATTAGCTCATTATTAA